One Setaria viridis chromosome 3, Setaria_viridis_v4.0, whole genome shotgun sequence DNA window includes the following coding sequences:
- the LOC117850302 gene encoding probable adenylate kinase 6, chloroplastic, giving the protein MAGISRAIRACAAASRRSLSASSAAAVPKDAAAAGVRAAAAAAVAGHKGRDREDGRRVQWVFLGCPGVGKGTYASRLSQLLDVPHIATGDLVRDALASPGPFSKQLAEIVNHGKLVSDEIIINLLSRRLEEGEEKGELGFILDGFPRTIRQAEILEGVTDIDLVINLKLREEALLAKCLGRRMCSQCGGNFNVASIDIEGENGGPRMYMPPLLPPPQCESKLITRPDDTEEVVKERLRVYHDLSEPVEEFYRARGKLLEFNLPGGIPESWPKLLRALNIEDPDNERSAAA; this is encoded by the exons ATGGCGGGGATCTCGCGCGCGATCcgggcctgcgccgccgcgtcccggcGGAGCCTGTCTGCTTcttcggcggcagcggtgccGAAGGACGCAGCTGCGGCTGGGgtcagagcggcggcggcggcggcggtggccgggcacAAGGGGCGGGATCGGGAGGACGGGAGGCGTGTGCAGTGGGTGTTCCTGGGGTGCCCCGGGGTGGGGAAGGGCACCTACGCCAGCCGCCTCTCGCAGCTGCTCGACGTCCCGCACATCGCCACCGGCGACCTCGTCCGCGACGCGCTCGCGTCCCCTGGCCCCTTCTCCAAGCAG CTTGCTGAGATTGTCAATCATGGAAAACTGGTGTCTGATGAGATCATCATAAATCTGCTGTCAAGACGCCTGGAAGAGGGAGAAGAAAAGGGTGAATTAGGATTCATCCTTGATGGCTTTCCTCGGACCATAAGACAAGCG GAAATACTGGAAGGAGTCACAGATATTGATTTGGTGATCAATCTCAAGCTCCGAGAAGAAGCTCTGCTTGCAAAATGCCTTGGTAGAAGGATGTGCAGCCAGTGTGGAGGAAACTTCAATGTGGCCTCCATTGATATTGAGGGTGAGAATGGTGGACCTCGAATGTACATGCCTCCACTACTGCCTCCTCCACAATGTGAATCAAAGCTGATTACTAGACCAGATGATACTGAAGAGGTGGTAAAGGAGCGACTGCGTGTGTACCATGATTTG AGTGAGCCGGTGGAGGAATTCTACAGGGCGCGCGGGAAACTCTTGGAGTTTAATCTACCTGGTGGAATACCTGAATCCTGGCCAAAGCTATTGCGAGCATTGAATATAGAAGACCCCGATAATGAGAGATCTGCCGCAGCATGA
- the LOC117848048 gene encoding uncharacterized protein, which translates to MTWSVLFDRLAFVLMSTSSATSECEGNSDSIHTMDVDESDDTDDDYIVAMLGLDYMASSGMNKKKITTTIARMTGIQWVELQLQDPVECFNMFRMRRSVFLSLHDTLVQDYGLRSSRQFCSKEALGMFLWACGAPQSFRQCKNNFHRSLETVSRKFEEVLQSIMRLAVDIVRPKDPQFSTIHPKLQEPRFWPHFKDCVGAIDGTHIPVTVPLADQPKYIGRHGYPSQNVMAVCDFDMRFTFAVTGWPGSVHDTRVLLDTLLTYKDQFPHPPDGKYYLVDSGYPNRKGFLAPYKGQRYHVSEWQHGQHSVGLKEVFNHAHSSLRNVIERSFGVLKMKWRILLNLPSYPVNKQSKIIVACMALHNFIRDSAVHDVHFEEDFAEDDAKASHPVREEAFVVQLPNLN; encoded by the exons ATGACTTGGTCAGTGCTTTTTGACAGGcttgcatttgttttgatgagtaCCTCTAGTGCAACTAGTGAATGTGAAGGCAACAGTGATTCTATTCATACCATGGATGTTGATGAATCTGATGACactgatgatgattacatagTGGCAATGCTTGGTCTGGACTACATGGCATCATCTGgtatgaacaagaagaagattactactacgatagcaaggatGACTGGAATACAGTGGGTTGAGTTGCAACTACAAGATCCAGTGGAGTGCTTTAACATGTTCAGAATGAGGAGGTCAGTTTTCTTAAGCCTTCATGACACTTTGGTGCAAGATTATGGATTGAGATCAAGTAGACAATTTTGTAGCAAGGAAGCACTAGGAATGTTTCTATGGGCTTGTGGTGCACCTCAATCTTTTAGGCAATGCAAGAATAATTTCCATCGCTCATTAGAAACTGTGAGTAGAAAATTTGAAGAGGTTCTGCAATCTATCATGAGATTAGCTGTTGACATTGTGAGGCCTAAGGATCCACAATTTTCTACTATTCATCCTAAACTACAAGAACCAAGGTTTTGGcctcatttcaaagattgcgtaggagcaatagatggtacccatataCCCGTAACTGTGCCATTAGCTGATCAACCGAAATACATTGGTCGGCATGGGTATCCTTCACAAAATGTCATGGCGgtatgtgactttgatatgcggTTCACATTTGCTGTCACTGGTTGGCCTGGTTCTGTCCATGATACTCGTGTATTATTGGACACGCTTCTCACATACAAGGATCAATTTCCACATCCTCCCGATG ggaagtactatcttgttgactctggatatcctaatagaaaaggatttcttgcaccctacaagggACAGAGGTATCATGTTTCTGAATGGCAGCATGGTCAGCATTCGGTAGGATTGAAAGAAGTGTTTAATCAtgcacattcatcccttagaaatgtgattgagcgatcatttggggttctaaagatgaagtggcgcATTCTCTTGAATTTGCCCAGTTATCCGGTTAACAAGCAGTCGAAAATTATAGTTGCTTGTATggcccttcacaatttcatcagaGATAGTGCCGTACATGACGTGCATTTTGAAGAGGATTTTGCGGAAGATGATG CGAAAGCATCGCACCCGGTGCGCGAGGAGGCCTTTGTGGTGCAACTGCCCAACTTAAACtag
- the LOC117850301 gene encoding polyamine oxidase 4 translates to MDPNGLKTGGLLLPTIERRCTTPPSVIVIGGGISGVAAARALSNSSFKVTVLESRDRIGGRVHTDYSFGCPIDMGASWLHGVCNENSLAPLIGYLGLRLYRTSDDNSVLYDHDLESYALFDKDGNQVPKETVDKVGETFERILEETVKVRDEQEHDMPLLQAISIVFERFPELKLEGLEDQVLQWCVCRLEAWFAADADEISLKNWDQERVLTGGHGLMVNGYYPVIEALAQGLDIRLNQRVTKITRQYNGVKVTTEDGTNYFADACIITVPLGVLKANIIKFEPELPPWKSSAIADLGVGIENKIAMHFDRVFWPNVEVLGISGPTPKACGYFLNLHKATGNPVLVYMAAGRFAQEVEKLSDKEAVDLVVSHLKKMLPDATEPTQYLVSRWGSDPNSLGSYSCDLVGKPADVCVRFSAPVENLYFAGEAASADHSGSVHGAYSSGLAAAEDCRKRLLTLKGVPDLVQVAAWEEVAGAVAPLQICRT, encoded by the exons aTGGATCCCAATGGCCTCAAAACTGGAG GCCTTTTGCTCCCAACTATTGAGAGGCGGTGCACGACGCCTCCATCCGTCATCGTGATCGGCGGTGGCATCTCGGGCGTTGCAGCTGCTCGTGCTCTCTCCAACTCTTCATTTAAG GTGACTGTTCTGGAGTCCAGAGATCGTATTGGTGGACGTGTTCATACTGATTACTCATTTGGATGCCCAATTGATATGGGAGCATCATG GCTGCACGGTGTGTGCAATGAGAATTCACTGGCTCCATTGATCGGATATCTTGGGCTGAGGTTATACCGCACCAGCGATGACAACTCTGTTCTGTATGATCATGATTTAGAAAG CTATGCTCTCTTTGATAAGGATGGCAATCAGGTCCCAAAGGAGACAGTTGATAAAGTAGGAGAAACATTTGAAAGAATTCTTGAAGAG ACGGTGAAAGTGCGTGATGAGCAGGAACATGACATGCCCCTTCTACAAGCAATTTCCATTGTGTTTGAGAGGTTCCCCGAGTTAAA GCTAGAAGGGCTAGAAGATCAGGTCTTGCAATGGTGTGTCTGCCGGCTTGAGGCATGGTTTGCTGCAGATGCAGATGAAATATCCCTGAAAAACTGGGATCAG GAGCGTGTTCTTACTGGTGGGCATGGACTGATGGTAAATGGATACTATCCTGTTATTGAGGCTCTTGCTCAAGGTCTTGACATCAGGCTTAATCAAAG GGTCACCAAAATTACCCGGCAATACAATGGAGTTAAGGTCACTACTGAAGACGGTACGAACTACTTCGCCGACGCTTGCATAATCACAGTGCCACTCGGTGTGCTCAAGGCGAACATAATCAAGTTCGAGCCTGAACTGCCCCCATGGAAGAGCTCTGCCATCGCGGACCTCGGTGTTGGCATTGAGAACAAGATCGCCATGCACTTCGACAGAGTCTTCTGGCCCAACGTCGAGGTGCTGGGAATAAGTGGTCCGACGCCTAAAGCATGTGGATACTTCCTGAACCTCCACAAGGCCACCGGCAATCCGGTCCTCGTGTACATGGCTGCTGGAAGGTTCGCCCAGGAAGTGGAGAAACTGTCCGACAAGGAAGCCGTCGATCTGGTCGTTTCTCACCTGAAGAAGATGCTTCCAGATGCTACTGAACCT ACGCAGTACTTGGTGTCACGCTGGGGCTCTGACCCGAACTCTCTGGGGTCCTATTCGTGCGACCTGGTCGGGAAGCCGGCCGACGTCTGCGTGAGGTTCTCCGCTCCCGTGGAGAACCTGTACTTCGCCGGTGAGGCGGCCAGTGCCGACCACTCGGGGTCCGTGCACGGCGCGTACTCGTcgggcctcgccgccgcagaAGATTGTAGGAAGCGCCTCCTGACGCTGAAGGGCGTCCCGGACCTAGTACAGGTCGCGGCgtgggaggaggtggccggagctGTGGCTCCCCTGCAGATTTGCAGGACCTGA
- the LOC117850298 gene encoding polyamine oxidase 5, with product MDQPPNGFAAGGFFKHIDGQNSSPPSVIVIGGGISGIAAARALSNASFKVTLLESRDRLGGRVHTDYSFGCPIDMGASWLHGVCNENSLAPLIRMLGLRLYRTSGDNSVLYDHDLESYALFDKNGQQVPQEIVMKVGEIFEKILKETVKVRDEHANDMALIQAMAIVLDRNPHLKLEGLEYEVLQWCICRLEAWFATDTDNISLKNWDQEHVLTGGHGLMVNGYDPVIKALARDLDVHLNHRVTKIIQRYNKVIVCVEDGASFVADAAIITVPLGVLKANIIKFEPELPREKLSAIADLGVGIENKIALKFNTVFWPNVEVLGRVAPTSNACGYFLNLHKATGNPVLVCMVAGSFAYEIEKLSDEESVNFVMSQLRKMLPQATEPVQYLVSRWGSDPNSLGSYSCDLVGKPADLYERFCAPVGNLFFAGEAACIDHSGSVHGAYSSGIAAAEDCRRRLSTQLGISDLFQVGKIVVREEMNEVMVPFQISRL from the exons ATGGACCAGCCACCGAATGGCTTCGCCGCTGGAG GTTTTTTCAAGCACATCGATGGGCAAAACTCTTCTCCCCCTTCTGTAATTGTAATAGGGGGCGGGATTTCAGGCATTGCAGCCGCTCGTGCTTTGTCAAATGCTTCATTTAAG GTCACGCTCTTAGAGTCGAGGGACCGACTTGGTGGCCGTGTGCACACTGACTATTCTTTTGGATGTCCAATTGACATGGGTGCATCTTG GTTGCATGGTGTATGCAATGAGAATTCTTTGGCGCCATTGATTAGGATGCTTGGGCTTAGATTATATCGCACAAGTGGTGATAACTCTGTATTGTATGACCATGATTTAGAGAG CTATGCCCTATTTGATAAAAATGGTCAGCAAGTTCCCCAGGAGATAGTTATGAAAGTTGGGGAAATATTTGAGAAAATTCTTAAGGAG ACGGTCAAAGTAAGAGATGAACATGCAAACGACATGGCTCTTATTCAAGCCATGGCAATTGTGCTTGACAGGAATCCACATCTGAA GCTGGAGGGCCTGGAATATGAAGTGCTGCAGTGGTGTATATGTAGACTGGAGGCATGGTTTGCCACAGACACGGACAATATATCTCTGAAAAACTGGGATCAG GAACATGTGCTTACTGGTGGACATGGTCTCATGGTGAATGGCTATGATCCTGTCATCAAAGCTCTCGCTCGAGATCTTGATGTTCACCTCAACCACAG GGTCACAAAGATCATTCAGCGTTATAATAAGGTTATTGTTTGTGTGGAAGATGGAGCAAGTTTTGTTGCAGATGCTGCCATAATAACTGTCCCTCTCGGTGTACTTAAGGCAAATATCATCAAGTTTGAACCTGAGCTACCAAGAGAGAAACTTTCAGCAATCGCTGATCTTGGCGTTGGCATTGAGAACAAGATAGCTCTCAAGTTCAACACTGTATTTTGGCCTAATGTAGAAGTACTAGGCAGGGTTGCCCCAACGTCAAATGCATGTGGTTACTTTCTCAACCTTCACAAAGCCACAGGAAATCCAGTCCTGGTATGCATGGTAGCTGGAAGTTTTGCATACGAAATCGAGAAGCTATCAGATGAAGAATCTGTGAACTTTGTTATGTCCCAGCTCAGGAAAATGCTACCACAGGCAACTGAACCG GTTCAGTATCTGGTTTCACGGTGGGGCAGTGACCCAAACTCACTCGGTTCCTACTCGTGCGATCTAGTTGGGAAACCAGCTGACTTGTATGAAAGATTCTGCGCTCCCGTGGGCAACCTGTTTTTCGCTGGGGAGGCCGCCTGCATCGATCACTCTGGGTCAGTGCATGGAGCTTATTCTTCAGGCATTGCCGCCGCAGAAGACTGCCGAAGGCGTCTCTCGACGCAGCTAGGCATCTCTGACCTGTTCCAGGTCGGGAAGATTGTTGTGAGGGAGGAGATGAATGAAGTCATGGTTCCCTTCCAGATATCCAGGCTGTGA